The region CGGACAGCAAACCCAAAACGACCACAGTGCCCACGGCCAACGTGGTGTCCACAAACTGAAAGCCCAAGATCAGCGCGGCCAAAGCACTGATCGCAATGGCCAGCAAAACCATGCGGTCACCAAAAATGGCGGTTGCCTGTGCCGGGTTAGACGTTTCTGTCGAATTCATTCAAAAACTCCTGGTTAACGTGAATCGATGGTAGGGACAATTTCACCCATTATGAAATTTAGTTTGCATAAACGCCTTGGGCCGGATCCATCATGCAACACGTTGTCATGATGCTCATTGGCCAAAATATCGCGCAGCAAACTCTGCTGCGGTGATGGGGCGACTGAAGTAATAGCCTTGGAAGATGTGGCAACCCATGTCCCCGAGACGGTGGACTTGCTCTGCGGTTTCCACCCCTTCGGCAATCACTTCCATGTTAAAGCTGTCGGCAACCGCCAGCATGGCCTTGACGATGGCGGTGTCAGCCGGGTTTTCAACCATGTCCCGCACAAAAGACTGGTCAATTTTGATGACATCCACCGGCAGACGTTTGAGGTAAGCCATGGACGAGTAGCCCGTGCCAAAGTCATCAATGTGGAACTGCACACCCAGGTCGCGCAACACGTTCATACGCTCCACCGCACGATCAGTGTCCACCACCAGCATGCCCTCGGTGATCTCCAGCATGACCTGTCGCGGGTCCGCCAACCCCTGCAATGCCTGCTGAACAACGTGAACAAAGTCAGCTTGCTGAAATTGCCGGGGGCTGACGTTGATGGCCAGACCAAACCCCGGCGGTAGCAGACCTGCGTCACCCCATTGCCGCAATTGGGCCATGGCACTGTTCATCACCCAGGCACCAATTTCAAGGATCAGGGTGGATTCTTCTGCCATCGGAATAAATTCCGCCGGTGAAACCCAGCCACGCTGCGGGTGCTGCCACCGGATCAGCACCTCGGCACTCAGCAGCTTGCCTGTGTGATCCACCTGGGGCTGATAGGCCAGTGAAAACTGCTGTTTGTGCAAGGCTTCGCGCAGATCGGTTTCCATTCGGTGCCGCGCCTGTGCGCTGGCTTGCATTTGCGCCTGAAAGAAATGAATGCAGTTGCCACCCGCCATTTTGGCGTGGTGCAGCGCGGTGTCGACGTTTTTCAGCAGTTCCTCGGCATCGTTGCCATCGGCCGGGAACAGTGTCACACCAATGCTGGCCGACAGGTGCAAACTTTGTTCCCCCACCGCATAAGGCAGCGCCAATACGGATCGGATCGAATAGGCTACCTGGTGCGCCGCGTGTGCCGCCTCTTCAGCTGTTTCGCCCAATCCGGTCAACAACACCACAAACTCATCCCCGCCCAGACTGGCCAACAAATCGGTGCTGCGCACCGTATTGAGTCGACGCGCCACCTCCAGCAAAACGCTATCGCCCGCAGCATGCCCAAGCGCATCATTGAGCCGCTGAAAGTGATCCAAATCCACGAACAGCAGCGCACCATGGCGGTTCAACCGTTCAGACAGCGGGGCCTCGTGTTCCAGCCGCTCCTTGAGCATGCGCCGGTTGGCCAGCCCGGTCAGTGCTTCGTGGTAAGCCAGATGCGTGGCCTGGGCCTCGGCGCTGATACGTGCGGCAATGTCCTGCTCCAGTTCGGCATTGGTTTGCCGCAACTGGGTGTAAGCCTCTTCGAGTTTGTCCTGCATTCCATGGAACGCCTCAAACAACTGATCCAACTCATCCTTGTCGGACGCTGGGCTGTGTGGTGCAAGCAACGGTACGTGCATCGGTGTCCGCAAGTCAACCCCCCGGATCAGCCGCGCCAGCGACACCAGATGCCGAGTGACCAGGGCGTGAACAATGTACAAAATAAAAAGTGACACACAAAACGTCTTGAAACTCTGGGTCAACAAAATGACCAAAGCACGATTGAACAGACGCTCATACACGTCATCCAGGGTGCCTTCAATGGTCAATGTGCCAATGGTGCTGCTTCTGCCATGGTCATCAAATTCCAGCGGAATATGCCAAACCATGACCGCGTTGTCCTGGTGTTGGCCCACAGTCACGTACAAGGGGTGCTGCGTTTTTTCCTTGGACTCTTGCACTTGAGCCAAGCGGATGTCGGGCAGGCGCACAATGCCTTCGAGCTGGGCCTGCAGCTGGGGCAGGTCGACTCGCCACAAACTGCGCGCCAAGCTGTCGTGGTAGCTGCCACGAATTTGTTCAACCCGTCGCTCGATGGCATCTACGTCGCGCTGATAGTCCAGGTAAAGCTGGAAGGCTGTCAGCGCAAGGGTGAGCATTGAACTGAAGATCAGGATATTCAGCAGCAAGCGACGACCAATCCCGCCAAGGAGGGAAAACTTGGACAGGCCAAAACCCTGCGGCCTGGGCGAGGGGGTGGGCTTGCCTGTTTCTTGCCGTTCAGCCTGGTGAAACGAAGCGACAGCACTGGCGGGTTGTTCTGTCATTGGCTTGCAGCCTGGAGCGATTTTGCTCCGGCAAAAATGGTGTTTGAGCTCTACCTGAAGCCATCATTCTCGCTCAAATAGAGCGCTTTATTGTGGGGTTTCCGCGCGTGATGGATGCACGGTTGTCCAGAGAATTTCCGGTTTGTTCAGGGTCTCGGCAACGGCTTCCAGCCGAGCCATCAAGGGCACCGCATCAGGGCGTTTTTTGGACAGCACCAGATAGACATCTAGCCGCTCAAACACCTCGAACGCCAGACGCTTGTTGGGCCGAACGGCCAGCACTTCAGTGGATGGGCCGGTGTAGTCAATCAGATAGTCCGCACGGCCACGCTCCAGCATGGCGAAAGCGGCTTCATGGGTTTGTGCCACGTTGTTGATGACCCCATTTTTTTGATCCTCGATGAATTTCAATAGCCCACCATAGCTGTAACCCAAAATGGTGATAACACGTTTGCCAACCAAGCCTTCTCTGGACTTGACCGGCGCGGCATTTGCACCACTGTAAATCCTCAGTTCGGTGCTGGCCACGGGAAGTTTGCTGACCAGACAACAGTCCTGCAACACCGGGGCTTTGACCAGCATGGAAAACTCGGCCGTGCCATTACGCAAGTTCTCGAACATGCGTGCGGCGGGATAGCCCTTGCCATGCCAGGGAACCCCGGCTTTGCGAAACAGCACGGCAGCCAGGCGCAGTAGCGGGTTGTCCGGCTCACCCTGCGCATCCCGCCGGGTAGTCCAGACCGACTCGCTGGGGTAGGCGTATTCAATTTCAGCGGTGGCAGGTGTCGGCGGCTGCGCCAGCGCGAGGCACGGTATCAGCCCAAGCACCGCCCAACGGGCCGCTTGGACCACAAAGAACCGGCTGATGGTGGGCCTTGGTGAATCAGGCATGCTCAACCTCCGTTTCCGACAGCCGCCCATGGCGTTGGAGTATTCAAGTCGTTCGCTCCATCAAAAACACACATCGCAAATTATGTGGCGAGCTTGCCAGTGACGCTTTTTAACACGCGAATCAAATGCGCTAGGTTGAATGGTTTGCTCACATGGTCATTCATACCCGCGTCCAGGCAAGCCACACGGTCCGTGTCCATGGCGTTGGCGGTCATGGCCACAATCGGCAGCGTGTTGTTATCAAGAGTTTGCCGGATGGCGCGGGTGGCATCCAGGCCGTCCATCACTGGCATTTGCATGTCCATCAGCACCACATCAAAGGGGATGCTGGTGGCGGCAATCAGATTCAGCGCCTCTTGGCCATTGTTGGCTAAAGTGATTGCCGCACCTTCGCTTGCCAGTAGTTCACGGGCAATTTGCTGGTTTATAAAGTTGTCCTCCACCACCAAAATACGCATTCCCTCCAGCGCCAGGATGGCCGCTGTTGATTCGGTGTCAGGGGTATACATTGCATTTGCAAACGACCCTTCGGGCAGTTCAGTAGGGCTGGGGGACGGCACATGTGGTCGTGAGCTTGTTGCAAGATGCGCGTTGGCTGCCCGTGGCAACGCTATGCTGAAGTAAAACCGACTGCCCTGCCCCAGGGCACTTTGCAATTCCAGTTTGCCGCCCATCAATTCAATCAGGCGTTGACTGATGGCTAGTCCCAAGCCGCTGCCGCCGAAACGACGTGTGGTGGAGGCCTCGGCCTGGGTGAATCCGGTGAAAATTTTGGCTTGATTTTCTGGTGCAATGCCAATGCCGCTGTCTTCCACGGTAAATTTCAGCATCACATGGTCTGCCGCGTGATCCATTTGCTCAATGGACAAGGTGACCTCGCCTTGCTGTGTAAATTTGACTGCATTGCCACACAAATTAATCAGCACTTGTTTGAGTCGCAGCGCATCTCCGACCACTCTCCCAGGGAGGTGAGGGGCCAGGCTGAGGCGCAAATGCACGGGTTTGTTCCCAATGTAGGCGTTGACGACCACTTGCACGTCAGAGACCAGTGTTTGCAAGGCAAAGGGTTGCGGGTCAAGTGTCATCTTGCCGGCTTCGGCCTTGGAAATGTCCAGAATGTCGTTCAGCAAAACCAGTAGTGACTGGGCGGCGCGCTCGCTTTTGGCGGTGTAGTCGGCCTGCTTGGGTGTGAGCTCAGTTTTGCCCAGCAGCATGAGCATGCCCAAGATGGCGTTCATGGGGGTGCGTATCTCGTGGCTCATGTTGGCCAAAAACTGGCTCTTGGAGCGCGAGGCCTCCTGCGCCGCCTCGGTGGCCTCCATCAGCTCGGTAATGTCGACCCGGAAACCGACGGTGTAGCCATTGGGCATGCGGCGCTCCAGAATACGCATTGTTCGTCCATTACCCAGTTTTTGGGTCAAGCGAGACATGGGTAAGCGATGCAGCGCCAGCCGCTCAGCAACCCATTCCTCGACGCGGCCTACCGCTTGTATGTATTGCCCACGCTCCGCACCTGCACGAATCAGCGTCTCGAAACGGATACCTGGCTGAACCAGATCGTCATCCAGGGAGTAAACCTCACGGTAACGCTGGTTGCACAACACCAGCTCATCCTGATCGTCAAAGAGCGCAAAAGCATCGTCCAGCGCTTCAATACTGCCTTGCAGCAGATCCGCATTGCGTCTGGCCAAGGCTTCAGCAGCTTTACGTGCCGTGATGTCTATACGGATAGAGACATATTTCTCCACCAAGCCGTCGTCGTTCACAAACGGGGCAATGAAGGTGTCCATCCAATACAGTCGGCCATTTTTGGCGCGGTTACAAACCTCGCCGCGCCAAGGTTTGCCAGACGCAATGGTTTGCCACATCTGGGCCCAAAAAGAGGCATCTTGCACGTCTGACTTGAGCAGGCGGTGGTTCTGCCCCAACATTTCCTCGCGCTCAAAGCCGCTGATGTCACAAAACGCATCATTGACTTGGATGATGCGGCCAGTACGGTCAGCCATGGATACAATGCCCAACAGGTCCAGGGTGCTGAGCAGGGCATTGTTATCGCGCAACACCGCTTCAAGTTGGGCCTGTGCCATGCGCCGCTCGGTGATGTCTGATTCAATCGCCATGAAGCCATTGATCTTGCCTTGCGAGTCACGCAAAGTCTGGATTTCCAGTTCCAGCCAGTAGTCATTGCCCTGTTTGTTCCGGTTGAGCAGCTCGCCACGAAAACTCTGTCCGGTTTCCAAGGCCTGGCGCATGCGGGTCAGCGTGGCTTTGTCAGCATTTTCGTTTCCTAAAAATGCCGGTGAGCGGCCTAGAGCCTCGGCTGCGCTGTAACCAGAGATACGTTCAAAACTGGGGTTGACCCAGATGATTTTCCGTTCTGCATTGGTGATGATGACGGCATTGGAGGTTTTTTGCGCCACCAGCGCCATCCGTTGCAGGTCCTGTGTCATGCTGTGTGCCAGCGCTTCGGCACGTTGGCGACCCTGGGCTTGTTGCCACATCAACAAGGCCAGCAAAAGGCTGGTCAAAATGCCGCTCAAACCCGTCAACCAGGGGTGCATCAAGTCCATATTGGACTCAAAACTGCTTGTGCTGCGGGTTTCCAGAGTGAGTTGGTGCCCTAATAAATTCAGGGTTTGGGTCGATTGAAAACGTGTTCCGGCAAGCAGATCGTTTTCAAATAGCAAATTGTTGCTGGTTTGGCCATCGCTGGTGTCGGAGAGCTTCATGGTCAGGGCGTTGTTAGACACCAGATTCATGCCACTGAGCAACTCGTCGATGACGATAGGTGCGGAAATGACACCGAGCAGCGCTACACGTCGCTCCGTGGCCGAATTCAGCCGCGCGACTTGGCGGTAGATCGGGACATAAATGACCATCCCGGGGGTATTCCGTTCGTTTTGCACCAGATGGACGGGTGCGGACATGGTCGGCTCCGCACTGTCAATGGCTTGTTCAATAGCGTGTCTGCGTCGCTTTTCGGACCCTGCATCAAGCCCTTGCGCACCCATATTGTCAATGGCAGGTTCCATGAATGTCACGACGTAAAGCGTATCTTCCTGAGGGTCATCCAGCGTGTGAAGCGTGAAATCTGGAGCGCCGTCGGCACGTACCCGATCCAAAAATGGATCCAATGCATCACGTGTGACCCGCTCAATGAAACCAAACCCGCGAACACCCGGAAATTCCACTGGCAAATCGCGCGAAAAAACGTGTTCGGTGAATTCCTGGCGCGTGATATCCGTTCTGGCTGCGTACATGGCGCGTAAGCCATTGAGCCCATGGACTGGCATCGTGATACGCCGGGTGATTTCATTGGCGACACGATTCACAATACGTTTGTACTCGCCCTGGGTTTGCTCCTGCAGGCGCTGATTCAGCCAAAATCCGGTGGCCAGCGATATGGTCAGACCTATAAAAAAAACGCTCAAGGACAAAAAGAGTCCGGATTTGAGCTGGCGGTCGAACCAAATGTGCATGGAATCAGGATAAACGGTAAAAGCAATGCTTCAACAACGATAAATCATTATGCACCCACAAAAGTATTTCAAAGGGATTGAACGGACCATCATGATGATGGCGCACGTGCGTGGAGTGTGCTCATGATGGCCTTGTTGCAGCGCGTGCGTCAGGCGAGCGTGACGATTGACGGCGTGGTGGTCGGTGGCATCCAGGCCGGTTTGCTGGTGTTGCTGTGTGCCGAGCGTGGCGACACCTCTGTTGAAAGCGACAAGCTGCTGGCCAAAATCCTGAAACTGCGTATCTTTAGCGATGCTGCGGGCAAGATGAACCACAGTGTGCAAGACATGGACGGCTTGGGTCAACCCACCAGTGCCGGTGGCCTGCTGGTGGTCAGCCAGTTCACGCTGGCGGCCGATGTGTCTGGCGGTAACCGACCCAGTTTTACCAACGCGGCCCTACCTGATGACGGGCGACGGTTGTACGAGTATTTTGTGGCTCAGGCCAGAACGCTGCATCCGGTGGTGCAAACCGGTGTGTTTGCTGCCGATATGCAGGTGAGCCTGGTCAATGATGGGCCGGTGACGGTGCCACTGCGGGTTCTGCCCAAGCCGATCATTGGATAATCCCGACCTATGTCTTTGGTCTTTGAACGTCCTTCTTTGCTGCGCCGCTTGTCCCCCTTGTTTTCCGGGTTTGATGGGCCACTGGCGTTTGCCGTGTTTCTGTTGGTGTGTGCCGGGCTGCTCATCATGTACTCCTCGGGCTATGACCACGGTACACGCTTTGAGGACCATGCCCGCAACATGCTGATTGCCGGATTCATCATGTTTGTAGTGGCTCAAATACCGCCGCAGCGCCTGATGGCATTGGCTGTTCCGCTCTACATTTTGGGGGTAACCTTGTTGATTGCGGTGGCCGTTTTTGGAGTCACCAGAAAGGGCGCGCGGCGTTGGCTGAATGTCGGTGTGATCATCCAGCCCAGTGAAATTCTCAAGATCGCTATGCCCTTGATGCTGGCCTGGTGGTTTCAAAAACGCGAAGGCCAGTTAAGGTCGTTGGACTTTTTGGTGGCGTTGGTTCTGCTGGCTGTGCCCGCAGCGCTGATCATGAAGCAGCCGGATCTGGGCACGGCCTTGCTGGTTCTTGCGGCTGGTGTGTCGGTGATTTTCTTTGCTGGTTTGGGCTGGAAATGGGTTGCGCCACCGTTGCTCCTTGGGTTGGTGGGCATCACGCTGCTGGTGGTGTTTGAACCAGAGTTGTGTGCTGAGGGTGTGAACTGGCCACTGCTGCATGGCTACCAACAGCAGCGCGTATGCACCTTGCTGGATCCCGGGCGCGACCCCTTGGGCAAGGGCTTTCACATCATCCAGGGCATGATCGCCATTGGCTCAGGCGGCTTTTGGGGCAAGGGGTTCATGCAGGGTACACAAACCCATCTGGAGTTCATCCCGGAGCGCACCACCGACTTCATTTTTGCAGCGTTCTCTGAAGAGTTTGGTCTGTTTGGCAACTTGCTGCTGATTCTGGCGTTCCTCTTCCTGGTGTTGCGTGCCTTGGTGATTGCGCTGGAGGCTCCCACCGTGTTCACCCGCTTGCTGGGCGGTGCCATGGCAATGACCTTCTTTTGCTACGCGTTTGTGAACATGGGCATGGTCAGCGGTATCTTGCCGGTGGTGGGGGTGCCGCTGCCGTTCATCAGTTATGGCGGCACCGCCATGGTGACCTTGGGCCTGGGCTTGGGGGTGCTGATGTCAATCGCCAAATCCAAGCGATTGATCCAATCATGAGCTTGAGGCCACTGCGAACGATACCGCATGGTCCAAGTGGTTGAGTCTGCCGCCTGAGCGTTCAGTTTGGGCTCAAGCCCTAGAATCGTGTGATGATTTCACGCGAACCTACCCTTGAACGCCTTGGCGTTGCCAAATCCCTGTTGCTTACACCTTTCGGGCTCGATGAGTCTCATCTGGCGCGTGCGCTGGCCGAGATCAAGGCACATCAAGTGGATGAGGCTGACCTGTATTTCCAATACACCCGCTCAGAAGGCTGGAGCCTGGAAGAGGGTATTGTCAAAACCGGTTCGTTCTCCATCGATCAGGGTGTTGGTGTGCGGGCGGTCAGTGGCGAGAAAACCGCGTTTGCCTATTCCGACGATATTTCCGAAGCCTCCTTGCTGGATGCTGCCCGGACTGTACGATCCATTGGGGCTGTAGCGCAAGCAGGACGGGCGCGAGTAGCATCCAAAAAGATAGCATCTTCGCGCACTTTGTATGGTGGTCTGGATCCCATCTCCAGTCTGGACAGCACGGCCAAAGTCAAGCTGCTGGAAAAAGTGGAACGTCTGGCCCGTGCCAAAGACCCACGTGTGGCCCAGGTCATGGCCGGGCTGGCGGCGGAATACGACGTGGTGCTGATCGCGCGTGCCGATGGCACGCTGGCTGCCGACGTGCGCCCGCTGGTGCGCCTCTCGGTGACGGTGTTCACCGAGCAAAAAGGCCGCCGTGAAATGGGCTCGGCCGGTGGCGGCGGGCGCTTTGGCTTTGCCTACTTTGACGATGCACTGATTGACCAGTATGTGGATGAAGCCGTGTCCTCCGCACTCACCAATCTGGAGGCCCGTCCCGCCCCAGCGGGGGAAATGACGGTGGTGCTGGGTTCGGGCTGGCCCGGTATTTTGTTGCATGAAGCCATTGGCCACGGACTGGAAGGCGACTTCAACCGCAAAGGTTCCAGCGCCTTCAGTGGCCGTATCGGCCAACGGGTAGCCGCCAAGGGCGTGACGGTGCTGGACGACGGCACCATTGCTGATCGGCGTGGCTCGCTCAACGTGGACGACGAAGGCAACCCCAGCCAGCGCAATGTGCTGATTGAAGACGGCATTCTGAAAGGCTACATCCAGGACAGCATGAACGCCCGCCTGATGGGGGTCCAACCCACCGGCAATGGTCGGCGCGAGAGCTACGCCCATGTGCCGATTCCGCGCATGACCAACACCTACATGCTGGGCGGCGACAAAGCACCGGAAGAAATTGTCGCCAGTATCAAAAAAGGCCTGTACGCCACCAACTTCGGCGGTGGTCAGGTGGACATCACCAGCGGCAAGTTTGTGTTTTCGGCCAGTGTGGCCTATTGGGTGGAAAACGGCAAGATCCAATACCCGGTCAAAGGGGCTACCCTGGTGGGCAGCGGGCCGGAGTGCCTCAAGCGTGTCAGCATGATTGGCAACGACATGAAGCTCGACAGTGGTGTCGGTACCTGTGGCAAGGAAGGCCAGAGTGTGCCGGTCGGTGTCGGCCAGCCCACGCTGCGGCTGGATGGGCTGACGGTAGGTGGCACGGCGTGAGTTGTCAGCAGACACCGAAGCGACTGTGCTACATTCCAACCCCATGAAGTCAGTCAGCTTTTTCTTTAGCTATTTTTGGTTCTCAAGCGCCACCGGCGGTAGAGAGTTCTGAACGTACCCAAACCAAACGTCCTGATCTTCACCAAACCGCCGCTCACCCCGGCGGTTTTTTTTTGTGTATTTGATTCAACTCCAAGAGGATTCGAGCCATGACAAGCAAAGCGATGACCGACAAAGATGCCTGGGGTGCCAGCGCACCAAGCCCTGTGACTGACCGTACCGGCCAGACCGACAACGAACGCATCAAGGAAATCACCGTGTTACCCCCTCCCGAGCATTTGATCCGCTTCTTTCCAATTGTGGGCACACCGGTGGAGAAGATGATCAGCAGTACCCGACGCAACATCCACAAGATCATGGCCGGCAAGGACGACCGCCTGCTGGTGATCATTGGCCCGTGCTCGATCCATGACCCGGCTGCGGCCATCGATTACGCCCGCAAGCTGAAAGAACAGCGCGAAAAATACGCCGACTCGCTGGAAATCGTGATGCGTGTGTATTTTGAAAAACCCCGCACCACTGTCGGCTGGAAAGGCCTGATCAACGACCCCTACCTGGACGAATCCTTCCGCATCGACGAAGGCCTGCGTATTGCCCGTCAGTTGCTGATCGAAATCAACCGCCTGGGCCTGCCTGCAGGCAGCGAATTCCTGGACGTGATTTCCCCCCAATACCTGGGCGACCTGATTTCCTGGGGCGCGATTGGTGCACGCACCACCGAAAGCCAGGTGCACCGCGAACTGGCCTCCGGCCTGTCGGCCCCGATTGGCTTCAAGAACGGCACCGATGGCAACATCAAAATTGCCACCGATGCGATTCAGGCCGCCGCCGGGGGGCACCACTTTTTGTCGGTGCACAAAAACGGCCAGGTGGCGATTGTGCAGACCAACGGCAACAAGGATTGCCACGTGATCCTGCGCGGTGGCAAGGCTCCCAACTACGATGCCGCCAGCGTCCAAGCTGCCTGCGACGAGCTGAGCAAAGCCAAGCTGCCCGCCACGCTGATGGTCGACTGCAGCCATGCCAACAGCAGCAAGCAGCACGAGAAGCAACTCGACGTGGCACGTGACATTGCCAGCCAGATTGCCAGCGGCTCGCACCAGGTGTTTGGTGTGATGGTGGAAAGCCATTTGACTGCCGGGGCGCAAAAATTCACCCCTGGCAAAGACAAAACCGACAAGCTCGAATACGGCAAGAGCATCACCGATGCCTGCCTGGGCTGGGACGATTCGCTGGCTTGCCTGGAGGTGTTGTCCCAAGCCGTGCTGGCCCGCCGCGCACGCTGAGCCCAGGCTGTTTGGGGGCGCGTATTTGGCAATGTCATAATCGCGCCCCATGAACCCCCTGCATTTCTTGCGCAACTCACCCTGGCTGGCCCGTCTGGCCCTGCTGTGGTTTG is a window of Rhodoferax lithotrophicus DNA encoding:
- the dtd gene encoding D-aminoacyl-tRNA deacylase, coding for MMALLQRVRQASVTIDGVVVGGIQAGLLVLLCAERGDTSVESDKLLAKILKLRIFSDAAGKMNHSVQDMDGLGQPTSAGGLLVVSQFTLAADVSGGNRPSFTNAALPDDGRRLYEYFVAQARTLHPVVQTGVFAADMQVSLVNDGPVTVPLRVLPKPIIG
- the rodA gene encoding rod shape-determining protein RodA, whose translation is MSLVFERPSLLRRLSPLFSGFDGPLAFAVFLLVCAGLLIMYSSGYDHGTRFEDHARNMLIAGFIMFVVAQIPPQRLMALAVPLYILGVTLLIAVAVFGVTRKGARRWLNVGVIIQPSEILKIAMPLMLAWWFQKREGQLRSLDFLVALVLLAVPAALIMKQPDLGTALLVLAAGVSVIFFAGLGWKWVAPPLLLGLVGITLLVVFEPELCAEGVNWPLLHGYQQQRVCTLLDPGRDPLGKGFHIIQGMIAIGSGGFWGKGFMQGTQTHLEFIPERTTDFIFAAFSEEFGLFGNLLLILAFLFLVLRALVIALEAPTVFTRLLGGAMAMTFFCYAFVNMGMVSGILPVVGVPLPFISYGGTAMVTLGLGLGVLMSIAKSKRLIQS
- the tldD gene encoding metalloprotease TldD, giving the protein MISREPTLERLGVAKSLLLTPFGLDESHLARALAEIKAHQVDEADLYFQYTRSEGWSLEEGIVKTGSFSIDQGVGVRAVSGEKTAFAYSDDISEASLLDAARTVRSIGAVAQAGRARVASKKIASSRTLYGGLDPISSLDSTAKVKLLEKVERLARAKDPRVAQVMAGLAAEYDVVLIARADGTLAADVRPLVRLSVTVFTEQKGRREMGSAGGGGRFGFAYFDDALIDQYVDEAVSSALTNLEARPAPAGEMTVVLGSGWPGILLHEAIGHGLEGDFNRKGSSAFSGRIGQRVAAKGVTVLDDGTIADRRGSLNVDDEGNPSQRNVLIEDGILKGYIQDSMNARLMGVQPTGNGRRESYAHVPIPRMTNTYMLGGDKAPEEIVASIKKGLYATNFGGGQVDITSGKFVFSASVAYWVENGKIQYPVKGATLVGSGPECLKRVSMIGNDMKLDSGVGTCGKEGQSVPVGVGQPTLRLDGLTVGGTA
- a CDS encoding substrate-binding periplasmic protein, coding for MPDSPRPTISRFFVVQAARWAVLGLIPCLALAQPPTPATAEIEYAYPSESVWTTRRDAQGEPDNPLLRLAAVLFRKAGVPWHGKGYPAARMFENLRNGTAEFSMLVKAPVLQDCCLVSKLPVASTELRIYSGANAAPVKSREGLVGKRVITILGYSYGGLLKFIEDQKNGVINNVAQTHEAAFAMLERGRADYLIDYTGPSTEVLAVRPNKRLAFEVFERLDVYLVLSKKRPDAVPLMARLEAVAETLNKPEILWTTVHPSRAETPQ
- a CDS encoding PAS domain-containing hybrid sensor histidine kinase/response regulator; its protein translation is MHIWFDRQLKSGLFLSLSVFFIGLTISLATGFWLNQRLQEQTQGEYKRIVNRVANEITRRITMPVHGLNGLRAMYAARTDITRQEFTEHVFSRDLPVEFPGVRGFGFIERVTRDALDPFLDRVRADGAPDFTLHTLDDPQEDTLYVVTFMEPAIDNMGAQGLDAGSEKRRRHAIEQAIDSAEPTMSAPVHLVQNERNTPGMVIYVPIYRQVARLNSATERRVALLGVISAPIVIDELLSGMNLVSNNALTMKLSDTSDGQTSNNLLFENDLLAGTRFQSTQTLNLLGHQLTLETRSTSSFESNMDLMHPWLTGLSGILTSLLLALLMWQQAQGRQRAEALAHSMTQDLQRMALVAQKTSNAVIITNAERKIIWVNPSFERISGYSAAEALGRSPAFLGNENADKATLTRMRQALETGQSFRGELLNRNKQGNDYWLELEIQTLRDSQGKINGFMAIESDITERRMAQAQLEAVLRDNNALLSTLDLLGIVSMADRTGRIIQVNDAFCDISGFEREEMLGQNHRLLKSDVQDASFWAQMWQTIASGKPWRGEVCNRAKNGRLYWMDTFIAPFVNDDGLVEKYVSIRIDITARKAAEALARRNADLLQGSIEALDDAFALFDDQDELVLCNQRYREVYSLDDDLVQPGIRFETLIRAGAERGQYIQAVGRVEEWVAERLALHRLPMSRLTQKLGNGRTMRILERRMPNGYTVGFRVDITELMEATEAAQEASRSKSQFLANMSHEIRTPMNAILGMLMLLGKTELTPKQADYTAKSERAAQSLLVLLNDILDISKAEAGKMTLDPQPFALQTLVSDVQVVVNAYIGNKPVHLRLSLAPHLPGRVVGDALRLKQVLINLCGNAVKFTQQGEVTLSIEQMDHAADHVMLKFTVEDSGIGIAPENQAKIFTGFTQAEASTTRRFGGSGLGLAISQRLIELMGGKLELQSALGQGSRFYFSIALPRAANAHLATSSRPHVPSPSPTELPEGSFANAMYTPDTESTAAILALEGMRILVVEDNFINQQIARELLASEGAAITLANNGQEALNLIAATSIPFDVVLMDMQMPVMDGLDATRAIRQTLDNNTLPIVAMTANAMDTDRVACLDAGMNDHVSKPFNLAHLIRVLKSVTGKLAT
- a CDS encoding 3-deoxy-7-phosphoheptulonate synthase, producing MTSKAMTDKDAWGASAPSPVTDRTGQTDNERIKEITVLPPPEHLIRFFPIVGTPVEKMISSTRRNIHKIMAGKDDRLLVIIGPCSIHDPAAAIDYARKLKEQREKYADSLEIVMRVYFEKPRTTVGWKGLINDPYLDESFRIDEGLRIARQLLIEINRLGLPAGSEFLDVISPQYLGDLISWGAIGARTTESQVHRELASGLSAPIGFKNGTDGNIKIATDAIQAAAGGHHFLSVHKNGQVAIVQTNGNKDCHVILRGGKAPNYDAASVQAACDELSKAKLPATLMVDCSHANSSKQHEKQLDVARDIASQIASGSHQVFGVMVESHLTAGAQKFTPGKDKTDKLEYGKSITDACLGWDDSLACLEVLSQAVLARRAR
- a CDS encoding putative bifunctional diguanylate cyclase/phosphodiesterase yields the protein MTEQPASAVASFHQAERQETGKPTPSPRPQGFGLSKFSLLGGIGRRLLLNILIFSSMLTLALTAFQLYLDYQRDVDAIERRVEQIRGSYHDSLARSLWRVDLPQLQAQLEGIVRLPDIRLAQVQESKEKTQHPLYVTVGQHQDNAVMVWHIPLEFDDHGRSSTIGTLTIEGTLDDVYERLFNRALVILLTQSFKTFCVSLFILYIVHALVTRHLVSLARLIRGVDLRTPMHVPLLAPHSPASDKDELDQLFEAFHGMQDKLEEAYTQLRQTNAELEQDIAARISAEAQATHLAYHEALTGLANRRMLKERLEHEAPLSERLNRHGALLFVDLDHFQRLNDALGHAAGDSVLLEVARRLNTVRSTDLLASLGGDEFVVLLTGLGETAEEAAHAAHQVAYSIRSVLALPYAVGEQSLHLSASIGVTLFPADGNDAEELLKNVDTALHHAKMAGGNCIHFFQAQMQASAQARHRMETDLREALHKQQFSLAYQPQVDHTGKLLSAEVLIRWQHPQRGWVSPAEFIPMAEESTLILEIGAWVMNSAMAQLRQWGDAGLLPPGFGLAINVSPRQFQQADFVHVVQQALQGLADPRQVMLEITEGMLVVDTDRAVERMNVLRDLGVQFHIDDFGTGYSSMAYLKRLPVDVIKIDQSFVRDMVENPADTAIVKAMLAVADSFNMEVIAEGVETAEQVHRLGDMGCHIFQGYYFSRPITAAEFAARYFGQ